DNA sequence from the Prolixibacter sp. SD074 genome:
TATTCCTCGGCGCCCGGCACGTACCGGTTTTGGTCAGTATCTTCGATGCGGAGCAGGAAATCGCCACCGCGCCCTTTCGCAAACAGGTAATTGAAGAGCGCGGTACGCACCCCGCCCATGTGCAGCGGTCCGGTCGGACTTGGGGCGAAACGAACCCTCACTTTTCTATCACTCATGATGGTATATTTTTCAGTTTCACGTTCTTTCAAAAGTTGGGGTAAAGATAAGAAATATGATAACGCTGCTGCGGAAAAAGCCCGGCAATAAACCGGTAACGACCGAAGGGAAACAGATTGTTGCAACCGATTCCGGACTTTAATTGTTAATCTGTTTTGCCATGACGACACTGAACAAAACCGAACCAACCGCTTTCCGAAACCTGATTCCCCGGCGGAAAAAAGAAAAGGAGTTGCACCAACTGAGGCTCCGTCTCAAAGATATCCGGGTACGGTGCCTGCTCCTCGAATTCGCGTTCCCCGAACGCTATCAGGGCAAATCCCTGTTCGTTCCCTTCCGGGAATATTATCAGCAAACCAGCCAATTGCGCGATCTAACGGTGGCTCTTCATCGTTTTCGCAAAATTTGCCGGAAATACAGGCTATCCTCCAACGGTTTTCGAAACCATTTATGGCACCACTACCGTGAAGAAGAAAAAAAACTGGAACACCTTCCCATTCCTGACATTGACACATTTGAACAGCAACACCAAAATGAAATACCTCCCGAAGAGCAACGGGAAATCATTTTGCAGCAAATGCAACAACTGATGGAAAAGACGAAAGCTGCTCACCTCGAAAACGAAATAACCGAAAATTTGCATTGGCAGCGCAAACAACTTAAGAAGCTGATATACCTCAACCGGTTACTGGCCGATAATTCTCCCGTTTGGGAGGAAGAAACCACAAAAAAGCTTGAGTTGCTCGACGAGAAGTTGGGCGCCTGGCACGACCTGCAGGTACTGTTGCAATTCACCGGACAGTTTGCCGGTCATCATCCGCGGGGACACACTCCGGTTTGGCTACCGCGAATCACCCGGGCAATCGTAACCGAGCAAATCCGGGTACTGGAATCGTTTAAAACAACTATCAAAACACCTGATTCGAATAAACTATAAAAAAGAAACATATGAAACGCATTACAACCTGGTTCCTGCAAGGGCTGCTATTGATAGCGCCGTTAGCCATCACCATCTATGTCATCTTCATCGTATTCAATTTCATCGACGGAATACTACGTGCCAGCCTCATTAACTGGTTCGGAATACACCTGCCGGGATTAGGTATCCTAATCATATTTGCGTTTATCACCCTCCTGGGAACGTTTGGAAAAACCATCATCGCCCGGCCGTTAGCCCGTTTTATCGACAAGCTGCTCGACCGGGCGCCACTGGTTCGGGTCATCTATTCGTCGCTGCGCGATCTCTTTTCAGCCTTTGTGGGAAAGGAAAAAAAATTCAACAAACCGGCCATGGTGCTTATCAACCGCGAGAACGAACTGTGGAAAATGGGCTTCATCACCCAGGAAACACTCGAACAGATTGGCCGGCATGAACTCGTGGCCATCTATTTTCCCCACTCTTACAACTTCTCAGGCGAGTTATACATGGTTCCCACCTCCAGCGTTCATCCCATTGACATCAATCCGGCCGAAGCCATGAAATTTATTGTCTCAGGCGGGATAACACAGGTGGAACTATGATATAAAATCGATACCTGCTCTTCCCGGCAGGAAATTATAAGGCAAAAAAAACCGCTCCCCCAACAAATGGAAAAACGGGAAAGAGAGGACTATACAATTTTTTTCAGGCACCTTTTACCGTAACGGTTTTGGCGGTTGCATCATAAGTAGTCGTGTAAGAAGCGAGCGGACTGCCAGCAGGCCCACGCATTACACTTCCCGAGGCAGAGAATACCGAACCGTGGCATGGGCAATAGAAATCTTTCTGCGAAGATTGATACTCCACCAGACAACCGGCATGAGTACAAATAGCCGAAAGCGCAATGAATTTGTCGCTTCCCGTGTTCACCACAATGGTGCTACCAACAATCACCGAGCCGCCGCCCTGCGTAAGCTGACTGTACTTTGAATTGGTCAAATCAATAACGAGGTCCCCTGTTAACGGAGCCCCTGCACTGGAAGATTTGGAACATGATGCCAATGCGGCAGGAACGACCATCAGCGTTCCGGTTGCTAAAAACATTTGCTGAAGGGCTTTACGTCTTTCCATGAATCATTATTTAGACTTATTAAATACAGTAGCAATATGCTGAAAATGACCAAGACGAAAAATTAAAACCTTCTTAAAAATATGGTACAATAAAATACAGGCTACGGCATTCCGGGCACAAAAAAAGAGAAAAAATGGATATGATGCAATTTATGAACGATCGATGGTCAGCGTGTCGCCATTGCGGGTCACTTTGTATTTCGGAAGTGGTTTGGTAGCCGGTCCCTGAAGTACGCTTCCGTCGGAAGCAAACTCCGAGTGGTGACACGGACACAAAATGTCTTTATTGGCTTTATCGTACCCCACCGTGCAACCCTTATGGGTGCAAATGCTCGACAAAGCGATAATATCGTCAGCAGCGGTATTGATAATAATGGTATTGTCGGTTACCACAAATCCGCCCTGTTGCTTAAGCGGTGCATTGGCTGCATCGTTCAGGTTCACAGTCAGGGTTGAAGTATCCGTATTTTTCTTTTGGCTGTTTCCGCACGCTGCCAGGGCAGTGGGTACCATAAAAAGTGTGGCGCTGCCAGTTACCAGTTGTTGTAAAGCTTTACGTCTGTCCATAAATCTATCTTTGTTGAGTTTCCAACTTATCCTTACGGAACAGAACACTAAAAGTTGGCCTGCGAGCTTCAATTTTTTGTTAAAAAAAGTGAATCGTAAACTTTAGCCTTCCCAAAGAAGTCCGGAACGATTCCTGCTTCCCTGTCAAATATCATCCCTCAAACCATAAATATTCCGTTATTTTTGTATTTAACTTGAAACTGACCACAAAGGCCGGCAAAACAGGGAGTATAATCCCCCTAAACATCTCGACAAACATTTTATACAATAATATTATGTACGGCAAAATAA
Encoded proteins:
- a CDS encoding CHAD domain-containing protein; translation: MTTLNKTEPTAFRNLIPRRKKEKELHQLRLRLKDIRVRCLLLEFAFPERYQGKSLFVPFREYYQQTSQLRDLTVALHRFRKICRKYRLSSNGFRNHLWHHYREEEKKLEHLPIPDIDTFEQQHQNEIPPEEQREIILQQMQQLMEKTKAAHLENEITENLHWQRKQLKKLIYLNRLLADNSPVWEEETTKKLELLDEKLGAWHDLQVLLQFTGQFAGHHPRGHTPVWLPRITRAIVTEQIRVLESFKTTIKTPDSNKL
- a CDS encoding DUF502 domain-containing protein — its product is MKRITTWFLQGLLLIAPLAITIYVIFIVFNFIDGILRASLINWFGIHLPGLGILIIFAFITLLGTFGKTIIARPLARFIDKLLDRAPLVRVIYSSLRDLFSAFVGKEKKFNKPAMVLINRENELWKMGFITQETLEQIGRHELVAIYFPHSYNFSGELYMVPTSSVHPIDINPAEAMKFIVSGGITQVEL
- a CDS encoding ubiquinol-cytochrome c reductase iron-sulfur subunit; its protein translation is MERRKALQQMFLATGTLMVVPAALASCSKSSSAGAPLTGDLVIDLTNSKYSQLTQGGGSVIVGSTIVVNTGSDKFIALSAICTHAGCLVEYQSSQKDFYCPCHGSVFSASGSVMRGPAGSPLASYTTTYDATAKTVTVKGA
- a CDS encoding ubiquinol-cytochrome c reductase iron-sulfur subunit, encoding MDRRKALQQLVTGSATLFMVPTALAACGNSQKKNTDTSTLTVNLNDAANAPLKQQGGFVVTDNTIIINTAADDIIALSSICTHKGCTVGYDKANKDILCPCHHSEFASDGSVLQGPATKPLPKYKVTRNGDTLTIDRS